In a genomic window of Vigna angularis cultivar LongXiaoDou No.4 chromosome 6, ASM1680809v1, whole genome shotgun sequence:
- the LOC108343523 gene encoding uncharacterized protein LOC108343523 isoform X3, producing MSNSIMAFALLLFLWLIGYSNAEEDFDVRKHLSTVSRYGAVKDIADNNFVPSKIPEGCVPIHLNLVARHGTRSPTKKRIKKLDNLSAHLEDLVRDAKERNLPLERVPSWLNGWKSPWQGRLRGGELISKGEEELYDLGIRIRAKFPNLFDEEYHPDVYPIKASQIPRASASAVAFGMGLFRGNGSLGPGRHRAFAVTSESRASDILLRFHDCCHNYKAYRKNQEPAVSKLKEPILDEITSALIGRHYLNFTREDTSSLWFLCKQEASLLDITNQACGLFIPSEIELLEWTDDLEMFILKGYGKSLNYRMGVPLLEDVFQSMEQAIIAKEEKHASGSFEKARLRFAHAETLVPFSCLLGLFLEGSEIKKIQKEQPLQQPPMPPQKRKWRGSTVAPFAGNNMLVLYSCSAPDKSISKHFVQVLHNEHPIPLPGCDGSDLCPFELFKEKIVAPHQRHDYHKVCNPKLEHEPSGSKFFQIFQWLFSSAKVDYGADL from the exons ATGAGCAATTCTATCATGGCCTTTGCTCTGCTATTATTCCTTTGGTTGATAGGCTATTCAAACGCCGAAGAAGATTTCGATGTTCGCAAGCACCTCTCCACTGTGTCTAG ATATGGTGCCGTGAAAGACATTGCTGACAATAACTTCGTTCCTTCTAAAATCCCGGAGGGATGTGTTCCGATCCATTTGAATCTTGTG GCTAGGCATGGAACTCGTTCTCCCAcgaagaaaaggataaagaagTTAGATAATTTGTCTGCTCATCTGGAAGATCTTGTGAGGGATGCAAAAGAGCGAAATTTGCCTTTGGAGAGGGTTCCTTCCTGGCTGAATGGATGGAAATCTCCTTGGCAGGGAAGGCTTAGGGGTGGTGAATTAATTAGCAAAGGAGAGGAAGAATTATATGATCTTGGAATCAGGATTAGAGCCAAGTTTCCAAATTTGTTTGATGAAGAATACCATCCTGACGTATATCCTATTAAGGCATCTCAG ATTCCCCGAGCATCTGCCAGTGCTGTGGCATTTGGTATGGGGCTTTTCAGAGGCAATGGAAGTCTTGGACCTGGGCGTCATCGAGCCTTTGCTGTTACAAGTGAAAGCCGTGCTAGTGACATACTGCTGAGATTTCATGACTGCTGTCATAATTACAAG GCTTATCGGAAAAACCAGGAACCTGCAGTTAGTAAACTTAAGGAACCCATTTTGGATGAGATTACATCTGCACTGATTGGACGCCATTACCTTAATTTTACCAGGGAGGATACATCTTCTCTCTGGTTTTTGTGTAAACAg GAGGCATCCTTGTTGGATATAACTAATCAAGCGTGTGGTCTGTTCATCCCTTCTGAG ATTGAATTGCTTGAGTGGACAGATGATTTGGAGATGTTTATTCTGAAAGGTTATGGTAAATCACTAAACTATAGAATGGGAGTGCCATTACTTGAAGATGTTTTTCAATCCATGGAACAGGCTATCATAGCTAAAGAAG AAAAACATGCTTCTGGCAGCTTTGAAAAGGCAAGACTTCGGTTTGCGCATGCTGAAACCTTAGTTCCATTCTCATGTCTCCTTGGTTTATTTCTTGAAGGATCTG agattaaaaaaattcagaagGAACAACCTCTACAGCAGCCTCCAATGCCTCCACAGAAAAGAAAATGGCGGGGTAGCACTGTAGCCCCTTTTGCTGGTAACAACATGCTGGTCTTGTATAGTTGTTCTGCTCCAGATAAATCTATAAGCAAGCACTTTGTGCAGGTGTTACACAATGAACACCCCATTCCATTGCCA GGTTGTGATGGCTCTGATCTCTGCCCATTTGAACTATTCAAG GAAAAAATTGTTGCACCACATCAGAGGCATGACTACCATAAAGTCTGTAATCCAAAGCTAGAGCATGAGCCCTCGGGCAGCAAGTTTTTTCAGATATTTCAGTGGCTTTTCTCATCAGCGAAAG TAGATTATGGAGCTGACCTCTGA
- the LOC108343523 gene encoding uncharacterized protein LOC108343523 isoform X1 gives MSNSIMAFALLLFLWLIGYSNAEEDFDVRKHLSTVSRYGAVKDIADNNFVPSKIPEGCVPIHLNLVARHGTRSPTKKRIKKLDNLSAHLEDLVRDAKERNLPLERVPSWLNGWKSPWQGRLRGGELISKGEEELYDLGIRIRAKFPNLFDEEYHPDVYPIKASQIPRASASAVAFGMGLFRGNGSLGPGRHRAFAVTSESRASDILLRFHDCCHNYKAYRKNQEPAVSKLKEPILDEITSALIGRHYLNFTREDTSSLWFLCKQEASLLDITNQACGLFIPSEIELLEWTDDLEMFILKGYGKSLNYRMGVPLLEDVFQSMEQAIIAKEEKHASGSFEKARLRFAHAETLVPFSCLLGLFLEGSEIKKIQKEQPLQQPPMPPQKRKWRGSTVAPFAGNNMLVLYSCSAPDKSISKHFVQVLHNEHPIPLPGCDGSDLCPFELFKEKIVAPHQRHDYHKVCNPKLEHEPSGSKFFQIFQWLFSSAKGDNYSKDEF, from the exons ATGAGCAATTCTATCATGGCCTTTGCTCTGCTATTATTCCTTTGGTTGATAGGCTATTCAAACGCCGAAGAAGATTTCGATGTTCGCAAGCACCTCTCCACTGTGTCTAG ATATGGTGCCGTGAAAGACATTGCTGACAATAACTTCGTTCCTTCTAAAATCCCGGAGGGATGTGTTCCGATCCATTTGAATCTTGTG GCTAGGCATGGAACTCGTTCTCCCAcgaagaaaaggataaagaagTTAGATAATTTGTCTGCTCATCTGGAAGATCTTGTGAGGGATGCAAAAGAGCGAAATTTGCCTTTGGAGAGGGTTCCTTCCTGGCTGAATGGATGGAAATCTCCTTGGCAGGGAAGGCTTAGGGGTGGTGAATTAATTAGCAAAGGAGAGGAAGAATTATATGATCTTGGAATCAGGATTAGAGCCAAGTTTCCAAATTTGTTTGATGAAGAATACCATCCTGACGTATATCCTATTAAGGCATCTCAG ATTCCCCGAGCATCTGCCAGTGCTGTGGCATTTGGTATGGGGCTTTTCAGAGGCAATGGAAGTCTTGGACCTGGGCGTCATCGAGCCTTTGCTGTTACAAGTGAAAGCCGTGCTAGTGACATACTGCTGAGATTTCATGACTGCTGTCATAATTACAAG GCTTATCGGAAAAACCAGGAACCTGCAGTTAGTAAACTTAAGGAACCCATTTTGGATGAGATTACATCTGCACTGATTGGACGCCATTACCTTAATTTTACCAGGGAGGATACATCTTCTCTCTGGTTTTTGTGTAAACAg GAGGCATCCTTGTTGGATATAACTAATCAAGCGTGTGGTCTGTTCATCCCTTCTGAG ATTGAATTGCTTGAGTGGACAGATGATTTGGAGATGTTTATTCTGAAAGGTTATGGTAAATCACTAAACTATAGAATGGGAGTGCCATTACTTGAAGATGTTTTTCAATCCATGGAACAGGCTATCATAGCTAAAGAAG AAAAACATGCTTCTGGCAGCTTTGAAAAGGCAAGACTTCGGTTTGCGCATGCTGAAACCTTAGTTCCATTCTCATGTCTCCTTGGTTTATTTCTTGAAGGATCTG agattaaaaaaattcagaagGAACAACCTCTACAGCAGCCTCCAATGCCTCCACAGAAAAGAAAATGGCGGGGTAGCACTGTAGCCCCTTTTGCTGGTAACAACATGCTGGTCTTGTATAGTTGTTCTGCTCCAGATAAATCTATAAGCAAGCACTTTGTGCAGGTGTTACACAATGAACACCCCATTCCATTGCCA GGTTGTGATGGCTCTGATCTCTGCCCATTTGAACTATTCAAG GAAAAAATTGTTGCACCACATCAGAGGCATGACTACCATAAAGTCTGTAATCCAAAGCTAGAGCATGAGCCCTCGGGCAGCAAGTTTTTTCAGATATTTCAGTGGCTTTTCTCATCAGCGAAAGGTGATAACTACTCGAAAGATGAATTTTAG
- the LOC108343523 gene encoding uncharacterized protein LOC108343523 isoform X2, with protein sequence MSNSIMAFALLLFLWLIGYSNAEEDFDVRKHLSTVSRYGAVKDIADNNFVPSKIPEGCVPIHLNLVARHGTRSPTKKRIKKLDNLSAHLEDLVRDAKERNLPLERVPSWLNGWKSPWQGRLRGGELISKGEEELYDLGIRIRAKFPNLFDEEYHPDVYPIKASQIPRASASAVAFGMGLFRGNGSLGPGRHRAFAVTSESRASDILLRFHDCCHNYKAYRKNQEPAVSKLKEPILDEITSALIGRHYLNFTREDTSSLWFLCKQEASLLDITNQACGLFIPSEIELLEWTDDLEMFILKGYGKSLNYRMGVPLLEDVFQSMEQAIIAKEEKHASGSFEKARLRFAHAETLVPFSCLLGLFLEGSEIKKIQKEQPLQQPPMPPQKRKWRGSTVAPFAGNNMLVLYSCSAPDKSISKHFVQVLHNEHPIPLPGCDGSDLCPFELFKEKIVAPHQRHDYHKVCNPKLEHEPSGSKFFQIFQWLFSSAKGLLSVFY encoded by the exons ATGAGCAATTCTATCATGGCCTTTGCTCTGCTATTATTCCTTTGGTTGATAGGCTATTCAAACGCCGAAGAAGATTTCGATGTTCGCAAGCACCTCTCCACTGTGTCTAG ATATGGTGCCGTGAAAGACATTGCTGACAATAACTTCGTTCCTTCTAAAATCCCGGAGGGATGTGTTCCGATCCATTTGAATCTTGTG GCTAGGCATGGAACTCGTTCTCCCAcgaagaaaaggataaagaagTTAGATAATTTGTCTGCTCATCTGGAAGATCTTGTGAGGGATGCAAAAGAGCGAAATTTGCCTTTGGAGAGGGTTCCTTCCTGGCTGAATGGATGGAAATCTCCTTGGCAGGGAAGGCTTAGGGGTGGTGAATTAATTAGCAAAGGAGAGGAAGAATTATATGATCTTGGAATCAGGATTAGAGCCAAGTTTCCAAATTTGTTTGATGAAGAATACCATCCTGACGTATATCCTATTAAGGCATCTCAG ATTCCCCGAGCATCTGCCAGTGCTGTGGCATTTGGTATGGGGCTTTTCAGAGGCAATGGAAGTCTTGGACCTGGGCGTCATCGAGCCTTTGCTGTTACAAGTGAAAGCCGTGCTAGTGACATACTGCTGAGATTTCATGACTGCTGTCATAATTACAAG GCTTATCGGAAAAACCAGGAACCTGCAGTTAGTAAACTTAAGGAACCCATTTTGGATGAGATTACATCTGCACTGATTGGACGCCATTACCTTAATTTTACCAGGGAGGATACATCTTCTCTCTGGTTTTTGTGTAAACAg GAGGCATCCTTGTTGGATATAACTAATCAAGCGTGTGGTCTGTTCATCCCTTCTGAG ATTGAATTGCTTGAGTGGACAGATGATTTGGAGATGTTTATTCTGAAAGGTTATGGTAAATCACTAAACTATAGAATGGGAGTGCCATTACTTGAAGATGTTTTTCAATCCATGGAACAGGCTATCATAGCTAAAGAAG AAAAACATGCTTCTGGCAGCTTTGAAAAGGCAAGACTTCGGTTTGCGCATGCTGAAACCTTAGTTCCATTCTCATGTCTCCTTGGTTTATTTCTTGAAGGATCTG agattaaaaaaattcagaagGAACAACCTCTACAGCAGCCTCCAATGCCTCCACAGAAAAGAAAATGGCGGGGTAGCACTGTAGCCCCTTTTGCTGGTAACAACATGCTGGTCTTGTATAGTTGTTCTGCTCCAGATAAATCTATAAGCAAGCACTTTGTGCAGGTGTTACACAATGAACACCCCATTCCATTGCCA GGTTGTGATGGCTCTGATCTCTGCCCATTTGAACTATTCAAG GAAAAAATTGTTGCACCACATCAGAGGCATGACTACCATAAAGTCTGTAATCCAAAGCTAGAGCATGAGCCCTCGGGCAGCAAGTTTTTTCAGATATTTCAGTGGCTTTTCTCATCAGCGAAAG GTTTACTCTCAGTATTCTACTGA
- the LOC108343523 gene encoding uncharacterized protein LOC108343523 isoform X4: MSNSIMAFALLLFLWLIGYSNAEEDFDVRKHLSTVSRYGAVKDIADNNFVPSKIPEGCVPIHLNLVARHGTRSPTKKRIKKLDNLSAHLEDLVRDAKERNLPLERVPSWLNGWKSPWQGRLRGGELISKGEEELYDLGIRIRAKFPNLFDEEYHPDVYPIKASQIPRASASAVAFGMGLFRGNGSLGPGRHRAFAVTSESRASDILLRFHDCCHNYKAYRKNQEPAVSKLKEPILDEITSALIGRHYLNFTREDTSSLWFLCKQEASLLDITNQACGLFIPSEIELLEWTDDLEMFILKGYGKSLNYRMGVPLLEDVFQSMEQAIIAKEEKHASGSFEKARLRFAHAETLVPFSCLLGLFLEGSEIKKIQKEQPLQQPPMPPQKRKWRGSTVAPFAGNNMLVLYSCSAPDKSISKHFVQVLHNEHPIPLPGCDGSDLCPFELFKEKIVAPHQRHDYHKVCNPKLEHEPSGSKFFQIFQWLFSSAKDYGADL, from the exons ATGAGCAATTCTATCATGGCCTTTGCTCTGCTATTATTCCTTTGGTTGATAGGCTATTCAAACGCCGAAGAAGATTTCGATGTTCGCAAGCACCTCTCCACTGTGTCTAG ATATGGTGCCGTGAAAGACATTGCTGACAATAACTTCGTTCCTTCTAAAATCCCGGAGGGATGTGTTCCGATCCATTTGAATCTTGTG GCTAGGCATGGAACTCGTTCTCCCAcgaagaaaaggataaagaagTTAGATAATTTGTCTGCTCATCTGGAAGATCTTGTGAGGGATGCAAAAGAGCGAAATTTGCCTTTGGAGAGGGTTCCTTCCTGGCTGAATGGATGGAAATCTCCTTGGCAGGGAAGGCTTAGGGGTGGTGAATTAATTAGCAAAGGAGAGGAAGAATTATATGATCTTGGAATCAGGATTAGAGCCAAGTTTCCAAATTTGTTTGATGAAGAATACCATCCTGACGTATATCCTATTAAGGCATCTCAG ATTCCCCGAGCATCTGCCAGTGCTGTGGCATTTGGTATGGGGCTTTTCAGAGGCAATGGAAGTCTTGGACCTGGGCGTCATCGAGCCTTTGCTGTTACAAGTGAAAGCCGTGCTAGTGACATACTGCTGAGATTTCATGACTGCTGTCATAATTACAAG GCTTATCGGAAAAACCAGGAACCTGCAGTTAGTAAACTTAAGGAACCCATTTTGGATGAGATTACATCTGCACTGATTGGACGCCATTACCTTAATTTTACCAGGGAGGATACATCTTCTCTCTGGTTTTTGTGTAAACAg GAGGCATCCTTGTTGGATATAACTAATCAAGCGTGTGGTCTGTTCATCCCTTCTGAG ATTGAATTGCTTGAGTGGACAGATGATTTGGAGATGTTTATTCTGAAAGGTTATGGTAAATCACTAAACTATAGAATGGGAGTGCCATTACTTGAAGATGTTTTTCAATCCATGGAACAGGCTATCATAGCTAAAGAAG AAAAACATGCTTCTGGCAGCTTTGAAAAGGCAAGACTTCGGTTTGCGCATGCTGAAACCTTAGTTCCATTCTCATGTCTCCTTGGTTTATTTCTTGAAGGATCTG agattaaaaaaattcagaagGAACAACCTCTACAGCAGCCTCCAATGCCTCCACAGAAAAGAAAATGGCGGGGTAGCACTGTAGCCCCTTTTGCTGGTAACAACATGCTGGTCTTGTATAGTTGTTCTGCTCCAGATAAATCTATAAGCAAGCACTTTGTGCAGGTGTTACACAATGAACACCCCATTCCATTGCCA GGTTGTGATGGCTCTGATCTCTGCCCATTTGAACTATTCAAG GAAAAAATTGTTGCACCACATCAGAGGCATGACTACCATAAAGTCTGTAATCCAAAGCTAGAGCATGAGCCCTCGGGCAGCAAGTTTTTTCAGATATTTCAGTGGCTTTTCTCATCAGCGAAAG ATTATGGAGCTGACCTCTGA